Part of the Streptomyces europaeiscabiei genome is shown below.
GGGCCGTGTACGACCGGGACACCCCCGCTGCGGATCGAGGTCGGGACGTTCGCGTCCGGAAGCACGGCGCGGATCACCGGTTCGGCCTCCGTCATGATCTCCTCCGGCGTCCGGTAGTTGATGGTCAGGGAGGCCAGGTTGATGCGGTCGAGGCCCACGCGCTTCAGGCGTTCCTGCCAGGACTCCGTGAAGCCGTGCCGGGCCTGGGCGCGGTCGCCGACGATCGTGAAGCTCCGGGACGGGCAGCGCTGCAACAGCATCTGCCACTCCGCGTCCGTCAGCTCCTGCGCCTCGTCCACGACGATGTGGGCGAACGGGCCGACGAGCAGGTCGGGGTCGGCGGTGACGAGTTCGGAGTCGTCGACCAGGCTGACCTGGGCGTCCTCGCCGCGGAGCATGTTCACCAGGCCGATACCCTCGTCCCCGTCGGCGCCGGAGTTGGCCACGGCATCGATCAGGTTGTCGACGACCTGGGTCATGCGCTCACGCTGGGCGGCGAGGGTGGCCGCGTGCCGGCGCTTGCGGCGGGCCGTCTCGGGGTCGCCGAGGCGTTGGCGGGCCGCGTCCAGGAGGGGGAGGTCGGACGTCGTCCAGGCCTGGGGCTCGTCGCGCTGGAGGCGCTGTACTTCCTCGCGGTTCAGCCAGGGCGCGCACATGCGGAGGTACGCCGGTACCGACCACAGGTCCCCGACCAGGTCCGCCGCCTCCAGGAGGGGCCAGGCACGGTTGAAGGTCGTGACCAGGTCCCTGTTCTGGAGGAGGGACCTGCGCAGAAGAGCGGGGGAGGGGGAGGCGGCGGTGTCCGGGTCGGGGTCGGGGTCGGCTTCGGCGTCGTGTTTGTCCGTCAGGATCGTCAGGAGTTCCTCCCAGACCTGGTGACGGGCCTCGTTGTGCGGGGTGCCGGGTTCCGCCGCGTCGAAGGCCGCGGTCCAGTCCTCGGGGCTCAGCCAGATGTCGGACCAGGGGGTCGTGACCGTCATGCCCTTGGCGGGGGGTTCCTCGTAGAAGCGGACGGCCTTCTCGATCGAGCCCACCAGAGCCGCCGACGACTTCAGGCGCGCCACCTCCGGGTCGCTCTCCGTACCGGCCGCCGCCCCCTCCGCGACCAGGTCGCGCAGGATGCACGTCTGTACGCCCTCCTCGCCGA
Proteins encoded:
- the helR gene encoding RNA polymerase recycling motor ATPase HelR produces the protein MTPPTTPSAFDLPDRLSAKAAPALIAADERYFAALAACLAQSIAEVSAQLDAARRAPGGMGRQAMDRDTEVHRLTSRLRTLRRFGLDLCLGHMVSPDDTDPVYIGRLGLTDSATGRRLLIDWRSPAAEPFFGATHANPMGLTSRRRYRWTNGRISDYWDEVFSRDELDGLTDHHAASLDDQSAFIASLGTNRSERMRDVLGTIQADQDAIIRAGSRGALVVDGGPGTGKTVVALHRSAYLLHSDPRLGHRRGGVLFVGPHRPYLSYVADVLPSLGEEGVQTCILRDLVAEGAAAGTESDPEVARLKSSAALVGSIEKAVRFYEEPPAKGMTVTTPWSDIWLSPEDWTAAFDAAEPGTPHNEARHQVWEELLTILTDKHDAEADPDPDPDTAASPSPALLRRSLLQNRDLVTTFNRAWPLLEAADLVGDLWSVPAYLRMCAPWLNREEVQRLQRDEPQAWTTSDLPLLDAARQRLGDPETARRKRRHAATLAAQRERMTQVVDNLIDAVANSGADGDEGIGLVNMLRGEDAQVSLVDDSELVTADPDLLVGPFAHIVVDEAQELTDAEWQMLLQRCPSRSFTIVGDRAQARHGFTESWQERLKRVGLDRINLASLTINYRTPEEIMTEAEPVIRAVLPDANVPTSIRSGGVPVVHGPASDLDATLDTWLAANADGIACVIAAPGSRTTSLSRPLLRTAPRVRSLTPELSKGLEFDLVVLIDPEDFGEGIEGAVDHYVAMTRATQRLVILTTA